The proteins below come from a single Vicinamibacterales bacterium genomic window:
- the folK gene encoding 2-amino-4-hydroxy-6-hydroxymethyldihydropteridine diphosphokinase, giving the protein MAASIAIALGSNLGDRCAHLDFAVSRLRGLTDDLIVSTYHQTDPVDVVGSQALFLNAAAVGTYRGTARQLLQTLLAIEAECGRQRPHRGAARTLDLDLILFGRSVIDEPGLQVPHPRFRARPFVLAPLAEVGPDLIDPVTGQTVAQLLAAMVRGPR; this is encoded by the coding sequence ATGGCGGCATCGATCGCGATCGCGCTTGGAAGCAATCTTGGTGACCGTTGCGCGCATCTCGATTTTGCCGTCTCTCGGCTGCGCGGTCTGACCGACGACCTGATCGTCTCCACCTATCACCAAACCGACCCGGTTGACGTCGTGGGATCACAGGCGCTGTTCCTCAACGCGGCCGCTGTGGGCACGTATCGGGGCACGGCGCGGCAGTTGCTCCAGACACTGCTCGCCATCGAAGCCGAATGTGGACGACAGCGGCCGCACCGAGGCGCAGCCCGCACGCTCGACCTCGATCTCATCCTGTTCGGCAGATCGGTGATTGACGAGCCTGGCCTGCAGGTGCCGCATCCGCGGTTCCGCGCCCGTCCGTTCGTGCTGGCGCCGCTGGCGGAAGTGGGGCCGGACCTGATCGATCCGGTAACCGGACAGACCGTCGCACAGTTGCTGGCGGCAATGGTCCGCGGTCCGCGTTGA
- the glgP gene encoding alpha-glucan family phosphorylase produces the protein MNRHLLELASRTLGDAARRQDQDSLSIEGRLRELSFNLWWNWHPQVLEMFRELDHAGWIETNHNPIALLKRFKPGEVARRAAELSLENRISFHYRRLQEYLGSEISWCSVQAGALRVTPIAYFSAEFGLHESLPLYSGGLGVLAGDYLKSASDLGLPVVGIGLFYANGYFRQRLDPSGWQQEEYGLTDVERLPMRRPVGPDGAQITIQVPCNGEMLHAGLWIARVGRVLLLLLDSDVDANPPHLRELTARLYGGDQVTRIRQEILLGIGGLRALRALDIRPAVLHLNEGHSAFAVFERSRERVEEDGLSFDDALRETALQTVFTTHTPVAAGHDRFDAGLMDRELGWLRTALRIDSNRFLGLGRVNPGDHGETFCMTVLALRGSRHRNGVSSLHGHVARRMWQCVWPARDEEAVPIGHITNGVHVRSWLALSMNRLYDRYLGVDWPSRQSECSTWAALAGIDDTELWETHSVLRRYLIDFVCRRSGRPDLLNPYALTIGCARRFATYKRGTIVLTDLERLARIVSNAAGPVQIVFAGKAHPKDDPGKRLIQQIVQITRDSRFAGRIAFVEDYDINVARYLVQGVDVWLNTPLRPLEACGTSGQKVVLNGGLNLSVLDGWWAEAYDGHNGFAIGTGNVHANPDVQWRRDATSLYDTIEQDLVPLFFDRDPSGVPHRWVTYMKRSIMSLAWRYNADRMVTDYVNQSYVPAAGGLCSE, from the coding sequence ATGAACAGACACCTGCTGGAGCTTGCGTCTCGAACGCTCGGAGATGCGGCCCGTCGCCAGGATCAGGACTCCCTCAGCATCGAGGGGCGACTGAGGGAGCTGTCGTTCAACCTGTGGTGGAACTGGCATCCACAGGTGCTCGAGATGTTCCGCGAGCTCGATCACGCCGGCTGGATTGAGACGAACCACAATCCGATTGCGCTGCTGAAGCGGTTCAAACCCGGCGAAGTGGCCCGGCGGGCGGCGGAGTTGTCGCTCGAAAACCGGATTAGCTTCCACTATCGCCGTCTGCAGGAGTATCTCGGGTCCGAGATCTCCTGGTGTTCGGTGCAGGCTGGAGCGCTGCGGGTCACGCCGATCGCCTATTTCTCGGCGGAGTTCGGCCTCCATGAATCCCTGCCGTTGTATTCCGGCGGGTTGGGGGTCCTGGCCGGCGACTACCTGAAGAGCGCGTCGGACCTCGGGCTGCCGGTGGTGGGCATCGGTCTGTTCTACGCGAACGGCTATTTCCGGCAGCGGCTCGATCCCTCCGGCTGGCAACAGGAGGAATACGGGCTGACAGACGTCGAACGGTTGCCCATGCGGCGTCCCGTCGGGCCGGACGGCGCGCAGATCACCATCCAGGTGCCGTGCAACGGCGAGATGCTCCACGCAGGACTCTGGATTGCCCGGGTCGGCCGGGTGCTCCTGCTGCTGCTCGATTCCGATGTCGACGCCAACCCGCCGCACCTGCGGGAACTGACGGCGCGCCTGTACGGTGGTGACCAAGTCACCCGTATCCGGCAGGAAATCCTGCTGGGTATCGGCGGTCTGCGCGCCCTGCGCGCGTTGGACATTCGACCGGCGGTCCTGCACCTCAACGAGGGCCACAGCGCCTTCGCGGTGTTCGAACGGTCGCGCGAGCGGGTCGAAGAGGACGGACTGTCGTTCGACGACGCCCTGCGGGAGACGGCGCTGCAGACGGTGTTCACGACGCACACGCCCGTCGCGGCCGGTCACGATCGATTCGACGCCGGACTGATGGATCGCGAACTCGGCTGGCTTCGCACCGCCCTTCGGATCGACAGCAACCGGTTCCTCGGGCTCGGTCGGGTGAACCCGGGCGACCATGGCGAGACGTTCTGCATGACGGTGCTCGCGCTGCGTGGGTCCCGCCACCGTAACGGGGTCTCGAGCCTGCACGGGCACGTGGCCCGCCGCATGTGGCAATGCGTCTGGCCGGCCCGCGACGAGGAGGCGGTGCCGATCGGCCACATCACCAACGGTGTCCACGTGCGGTCGTGGCTCGCGCTGTCGATGAACCGGCTCTACGATCGCTATCTCGGCGTGGACTGGCCCTCGCGGCAGAGCGAGTGCTCCACGTGGGCGGCGCTTGCGGGGATCGACGACACCGAACTGTGGGAGACGCACTCCGTGCTTCGGCGGTATCTGATCGATTTCGTGTGCCGGCGCAGCGGCCGGCCCGACCTGCTCAATCCCTATGCGCTGACGATCGGGTGTGCGCGGCGTTTCGCGACGTACAAGCGTGGCACCATCGTGCTGACCGACCTCGAGCGGCTCGCGCGGATCGTCAGCAACGCCGCGGGCCCGGTCCAGATCGTGTTCGCCGGCAAGGCGCATCCCAAGGACGACCCTGGGAAGAGGCTGATCCAGCAGATCGTCCAGATTACCCGCGACAGCCGTTTCGCCGGCCGCATCGCCTTCGTCGAAGACTACGACATCAACGTGGCCCGATACCTCGTGCAGGGGGTCGACGTCTGGCTGAACACGCCGCTACGACCTCTCGAAGCGTGCGGCACGAGCGGTCAGAAGGTCGTGCTGAACGGCGGCCTCAACTTGTCGGTGCTCGACGGATGGTGGGCGGAGGCCTACGACGGCCACAATGGGTTTGCGATTGGTACCGGCAACGTCCATGCGAACCCCGACGTGCAGTGGCGGCGTGACGCGACGTCGCTCTACGACACGATCGAGCAGGACCTCGTGCCGCTGTTCTTCGATCGCGACCCCTCTGGCGTTCCGCACCGCTGGGTCACGTACATGAAGCGATCGATCATGAGTCTGGCGTGGCGGTACAACGCCGATCGGATGGTGACCGACTACGTGAATCAGAGCTACGTTCCGGCGGCTGGCGGCCTGTGTTCGGAGTGA
- a CDS encoding TraR/DksA family transcriptional regulator translates to MDIQHYKDALVRKRTEILATGGIKPLQNDNNSRQGDLADQASGNNEVHIQLRLKQTDAKILQAIDEALLRIDKSTYGVCRDCGQPIASARLEAIPWTRVCKTCKEKQNA, encoded by the coding sequence ATGGACATCCAGCACTACAAGGACGCACTGGTCAGAAAGCGCACGGAGATTCTGGCGACCGGCGGGATCAAGCCGCTTCAGAACGACAACAACAGCCGTCAGGGTGACCTCGCCGATCAGGCCAGCGGGAACAACGAAGTCCATATCCAGCTCAGGCTGAAGCAGACGGATGCCAAGATTCTGCAGGCGATCGACGAGGCGCTGCTGCGCATCGACAAGTCCACGTACGGCGTCTGTCGCGATTGTGGCCAGCCCATCGCGTCCGCCCGGCTCGAGGCGATTCCGTGGACCCGCGTGTGCAAGACCTGCAAGGAGAAGCAGAACGCGTGA